The following DNA comes from Corynebacterium atrinae.
GTCGTCGAGACGCCAGTGACACCAGAACCTCCCGCTGTTTATAAACAAAGCCAACGCATGCCGCGTGAGAAGCCAGCGCACGATCCCAACCGAGAGAAATCCCTCAACCCGCGCTATACCTTTGAAAGCTTCGTCGTGGGTTCATCCAACCGCTTCGCTAATAGCGCTGCGGTCGCCGTCGCCGAAAATCCGGCTCGCGCCTACAACCCCCTGTTCATCTGGGGAGGCTCAGGGCTGGGCAAGACCCACCTCTTGCACGCCATCGGCCATTACGCGCAGGTGTTGCAACCGGGACTGCGCGTCAAATACGTCTCCAGTGAAGAATTCACCAACGACTACATCAACTCAGTGCGCGATGACCGGCAGGAAACCTTCAAACGCCGCTACCGCAACCTCGACATCCTCATGGTCGATGACATCCAGTTTCTCGCGGGTAAAGAGGGAACGCAGGAAGAGTTCTTCCACACCTTCAACGCCCTCCACCAGGCGGATAAGCAGATCGTACTGTCCTCGGACCGTCCGGCTAAGGAATTGACCACGCTCGAGGATCGCCTGCGCACCCGTTTCGAAAGCGGACTGCCGGTGGATATTCAGCCTCCGGATCTGGAAACACGCATCGCGATCCTGGAGAAGAAGGCCCAGGCGGATGGCACGACGATCGATCGCGCCATCTTGGAGCTCATCGCCTCGCGTTTTGATTCTTCGATCCGCGAGCTCGAGGGGGCTCTCATCCGCGTTTCGGCGTACTCCTCCTTGATCAACGAGCCCATCACCATGGACATGGCCGAAAGCGCGCTACGGGAAATCCTTCCCGATGCCGACGACATCGACATCACCGCCACCACCATCATGGAAGTGACCGCGGAGCATTTTGAGATTTCCCAAGATACCCTCACAGGTGCTGGGAAGACCCGCTCCGTCGCCCACGCCCGGCAGCTGGCAATGTATTTATGCCGCGAGCTCACCGATCTTTCTCTGCCCAAGATCGGGCAGGAGTTCGGCGGCAAGGACCACACCACCGTCATGTACGCGGATCGCAAGATCCGCAA
Coding sequences within:
- the dnaA gene encoding chromosomal replication initiator protein DnaA, which produces MDLLQQSDRPDSPIPTFTRQQKAFLELAQPIVLVDGYAVLATPHAMAKQVIENELGEHIVKVLTERTGRPCSLAVSIEPPAMQAEMQLDQFMPTPTVTAGWTTTHAVVETPVTPEPPAVYKQSQRMPREKPAHDPNREKSLNPRYTFESFVVGSSNRFANSAAVAVAENPARAYNPLFIWGGSGLGKTHLLHAIGHYAQVLQPGLRVKYVSSEEFTNDYINSVRDDRQETFKRRYRNLDILMVDDIQFLAGKEGTQEEFFHTFNALHQADKQIVLSSDRPAKELTTLEDRLRTRFESGLPVDIQPPDLETRIAILEKKAQADGTTIDRAILELIASRFDSSIRELEGALIRVSAYSSLINEPITMDMAESALREILPDADDIDITATTIMEVTAEHFEISQDTLTGAGKTRSVAHARQLAMYLCRELTDLSLPKIGQEFGGKDHTTVMYADRKIRKEMTEKRDTYDEIQLLTQRIKTRGRR